A genomic window from Flavobacterium azooxidireducens includes:
- a CDS encoding alanine dehydrogenase, whose protein sequence is MPITPFSKQQLLPQEEKLEIARHKSELFIGIPKETSYQERRICLTPDAVNSLVSHGHRVMLEAGAGESASYSDKEYSDAGAEITQDPKKVFSCPMILKVEPPTSAEIEMINPNTIIISAIQLKTRKKEYFEKLAKKKITAFAFEFIKDDDGSYPAVKSLSEIAGTASILIAAELMINNQFGKGLLFGNITGVAPTEVVIIGAGTVGEFAAKTALGLGSNVKVFDNSITKLRRLQNNLKHPIFTSTIQPKGLLKALRRCDVAIGAMRGQNRTPVVVTETMVEHMKKGAVIVDVSIDTGGCFETSEITTHEKPTFIKNNVVHYCVPNIPSRYSKTASLSISNILTPYLIQIAEDGGVESAIRCNRGLKNGLYFYHGILTNKSIGDWFDLPNSDINLIVF, encoded by the coding sequence ATGCCCATAACACCTTTCTCCAAACAGCAATTACTTCCGCAGGAAGAAAAATTGGAAATTGCCCGACATAAAAGCGAATTATTTATCGGAATTCCGAAAGAAACTTCCTATCAGGAACGTAGAATTTGCTTGACACCGGATGCAGTCAATTCACTCGTTTCGCATGGTCATCGGGTAATGTTGGAAGCCGGAGCCGGAGAAAGTGCGAGTTATTCCGACAAAGAATATTCCGATGCCGGAGCAGAAATCACTCAAGATCCTAAAAAAGTTTTTAGTTGTCCGATGATTCTAAAAGTAGAACCACCAACTTCTGCAGAAATCGAAATGATCAATCCAAATACAATTATCATTTCTGCGATTCAATTAAAAACCCGAAAAAAAGAATATTTCGAAAAATTAGCTAAGAAAAAAATCACCGCTTTTGCATTTGAATTCATCAAAGACGATGACGGTTCCTACCCAGCCGTGAAATCCTTAAGCGAAATTGCCGGAACAGCTTCCATCTTAATTGCGGCCGAATTAATGATTAACAACCAGTTTGGGAAAGGCTTACTTTTTGGAAATATTACCGGAGTAGCCCCAACCGAAGTTGTGATTATTGGTGCAGGAACGGTAGGAGAATTTGCAGCTAAAACCGCTCTTGGTTTAGGTTCAAATGTAAAAGTTTTCGACAATTCAATCACAAAACTGCGTCGTTTACAAAACAATTTAAAACATCCAATTTTTACCTCTACTATACAACCAAAAGGTTTACTTAAAGCGTTACGTCGTTGCGATGTGGCGATTGGTGCCATGCGTGGACAAAACCGCACACCTGTTGTGGTGACCGAAACGATGGTGGAACATATGAAAAAAGGAGCCGTAATTGTTGATGTGAGCATTGATACAGGCGGTTGTTTTGAAACTTCCGAAATCACAACACACGAAAAACCGACTTTCATAAAAAATAACGTTGTACATTATTGTGTGCCGAATATTCCGTCACGCTATTCCAAAACGGCTTCGTTGTCCATCAGTAATATTTTAACCCCTTATTTAATTCAAATTGCGGAAGACGGCGGTGTAGAAAGTGCCATTCGTTGCAACCGCGGACTTAAAAACGGACTCTATTTTTACCACGGCATCTTGACCAATAAATCCATTGGCGATTGGTTTGATTTACCCAACAGCGACATTAATTTGATTGTGTTTTAG
- a CDS encoding DUF4258 domain-containing protein — MKFYQRLAFFLFGLLIGVIFLIYFLGAKAEARGVTFCYLPNCRVLKDIRTKPFHYSEEASEVLAETWIDTVDIKNTLMHGDVDFDLSNIKEGAAKLYVIEGKTVDQVAITLEVLNFEKKAVLKSIKK; from the coding sequence ATGAAATTCTATCAACGTCTTGCTTTTTTTCTGTTCGGTTTATTAATCGGAGTCATTTTTCTTATTTATTTTTTAGGGGCAAAAGCCGAAGCAAGAGGTGTAACATTCTGTTATTTACCCAATTGCCGGGTATTAAAAGACATTCGCACAAAACCATTTCATTATTCCGAAGAAGCCTCAGAAGTATTGGCAGAGACGTGGATTGATACGGTTGACATCAAAAATACTTTAATGCATGGCGATGTAGATTTTGACCTAAGCAATATAAAAGAAGGAGCTGCCAAATTATATGTCATAGAAGGCAAAACAGTCGACCAAGTTGCAATTACGTTAGAAGTGCTGAACTTTGAGAAAAAAGCCGTTTTAAAATCCATCAAAAAATAA
- a CDS encoding GNAT family N-acetyltransferase, which produces MNCLIRPVTETDFEAVYQFINELEECVFPKESQRAIFLENLANSKHIFLLAEINQTPVGFLSCHVQNLIHHGGLVGEIQEMFVDANYRSHHIGKKLLDELKTIAKQNNLLQIEVTSGFKREKAHTFYEREGFPHTHKKFVWKCNR; this is translated from the coding sequence ATGAACTGCCTCATTCGTCCCGTTACCGAAACCGATTTTGAGGCCGTTTATCAATTTATCAACGAGTTAGAAGAGTGTGTTTTTCCTAAAGAATCGCAACGTGCAATCTTTCTCGAAAACCTCGCAAATTCCAAACATATTTTTCTATTAGCCGAGATCAACCAAACTCCGGTCGGCTTTCTCAGTTGCCACGTGCAAAACCTCATCCATCACGGTGGTTTGGTAGGCGAAATTCAGGAAATGTTTGTAGATGCCAATTACAGAAGTCACCACATTGGCAAAAAATTGCTCGATGAATTAAAGACCATCGCCAAACAAAATAATCTCCTTCAAATTGAAGTTACTTCCGGCTTTAAACGCGAAAAAGCCCATACATTTTATGAACGGGAAGGATTTCCGCATACGCACAAGAAGTTTGTGTGGAAATGTAACCGTTAG
- a CDS encoding T9SS type A sorting domain-containing protein — MKKITLIIFLFFLVKNFGQNNGSLDQSFGPYFSPTVSDKDDTLQDFLIDSQNYIVSVGRTYHQNAYDFALCSVNSNGNYNLNFGNDGIYHGTNVVGGNPNKIEKVANGYLAVGYYYPSFGSNLSFAIAKYLNNGVLDTSFANNGLLIDSMFNGSDNAVSAKELSNGKIVVMGTNVDSHVRVTMLMINNNGSIDTSFGSNGKKILNFPNNSRRYSISQMELVGTNKIIIAGNSTLNNTSVNEKDIFVAKLNIDGSFDSSFGVNGLSILNITNYSENVAELSFYDNGDFILTGTIYNDNDSNYSETVIAKFNSNGSLISGFGTNGIKILSLINSSNSLQEFVRTSIIDENFIYIGGSYRTTYSYYNYNGFVCKLDINGDFVTDFANQGILSFNNNIHRVVKIKFDNSNLVIGGINEYSDHDFIFTRVINSNTLDLDNLTNDSVINYYPNPVKEKLFVNLNSNDVKIIEVKIFDIDGRNVLIDNDILHESHEIDLSFLSRGQYILLLKTDNNLFYNVKILKD; from the coding sequence ATGAAAAAAATTACATTAATTATTTTTTTATTTTTTTTAGTAAAAAATTTTGGTCAAAACAATGGTTCTTTAGATCAAAGTTTCGGACCTTATTTTAGCCCAACAGTTTCAGATAAAGATGACACTTTACAAGATTTTTTAATTGATAGTCAAAATTATATTGTTTCAGTTGGTAGGACTTATCATCAAAATGCATATGATTTTGCATTATGTAGTGTTAATTCTAACGGAAATTATAATTTAAATTTCGGCAATGATGGTATTTATCACGGCACAAATGTTGTTGGTGGTAACCCAAATAAAATTGAAAAAGTAGCGAATGGTTATTTAGCAGTAGGATATTATTATCCATCTTTTGGTTCTAATCTATCATTTGCTATTGCTAAATATCTTAATAATGGAGTTTTAGACACATCTTTTGCAAATAATGGACTTTTGATAGATTCAATGTTTAATGGGAGTGATAATGCCGTTTCCGCCAAAGAGTTATCAAATGGAAAAATAGTAGTAATGGGGACAAACGTTGATTCGCATGTTAGGGTTACAATGTTAATGATTAATAATAATGGAAGTATAGATACATCATTTGGCTCAAACGGAAAGAAAATTTTAAATTTCCCAAATAATTCTAGAAGATATAGTATCAGTCAAATGGAATTAGTAGGAACAAATAAAATTATTATAGCTGGAAATAGTACTTTAAATAATACATCTGTAAATGAAAAGGATATTTTTGTAGCAAAATTAAATATTGACGGTAGTTTTGATAGTAGTTTTGGAGTAAATGGTCTGTCAATCTTAAATATCACAAATTATTCTGAAAATGTAGCTGAGTTATCATTTTATGATAATGGAGATTTTATATTAACTGGTACAATTTATAATGATAATGATTCAAATTATTCAGAAACAGTAATTGCAAAATTTAATTCTAATGGAAGTCTAATTTCTGGGTTTGGTACAAACGGTATTAAAATATTAAGTCTTATCAATTCTTCTAATTCACTTCAGGAGTTCGTCAGAACATCAATTATAGATGAAAATTTTATTTATATTGGAGGCAGTTATAGAACAACTTATAGTTACTATAATTATAATGGATTTGTTTGTAAATTAGATATTAATGGGGATTTTGTAACTGATTTTGCAAATCAAGGAATATTGAGCTTTAATAATAATATACATAGAGTTGTAAAAATTAAATTTGATAATAGTAATCTAGTTATTGGTGGAATAAACGAATATAGTGACCATGATTTTATTTTTACAAGAGTAATTAATAGCAATACATTAGATTTAGATAATTTAACTAATGATAGTGTAATTAATTACTATCCTAATCCAGTGAAAGAAAAGCTTTTTGTAAATCTTAATTCTAACGATGTTAAAATAATTGAAGTTAAAATATTCGATATTGATGGAAGAAATGTATTAATAGATAATGATATTTTACATGAAAGTCATGAAATAGATTTAAGTTTTCTTTCAAGAGGACAATATATATTACTGTTAAAAACAGATAACAATTTATTTTATAATGTTAAAATTTTAAAAGATTAA
- a CDS encoding T9SS type A sorting domain-containing protein: MNKNYFFVIAFLSFFSSIAQQAGDLDLSFGNNGIVRTNLWNASFNVKSHVVLPDGKTIVVGEINNDMEPRGFVMRLLANGDIDVTFGTDGKAVHPFINGINIVKLQTDGKILVGSSYLNDIAVARYMSNGTLDTGFAYDGTYYNTNSNNSNYSPNPVVDLEIQSDNKIVALTTIKISDVNYYKLFRLNSNGILDNTLNVTDNFGAIDYPVALSIQTDGKLLVSGYSFNEASTSLFIARYNSNGTDDTTFNSTGRRSFSITNATAARVTDLLIQPDGKILLGGKYYANGDALFMARFNTNGTFDTSFSGDGFQSATVDLSSNRPGKIALQSDGKIIQMDTYYNNTTSKESMLLARYTSTGELDNTFSGTSWGVSFPFNGLNETAACISIVDNKLIISGNAETSVIENNMAFAKFNLNPISFDTTFGNNGKKQLNVPFPTYEEVIKSVVQSDNKVVVLSKIFVNNFYYSGLQRFNENGSLDSTFGSNGKIGLGFYLTEFGGLAVDNANNILICGNTPFESSFILRITPAGALDPTFGDQGITYLPEDFLNFNPIIKSIKIQSDNKIILGGGNSVNQIADYLLIRLNANGTLDNTFGNNGISQIGLTNTYEMISSIEVLNDGKIIAIGLTEENYGNDYQAVILKFNTVGLLDPTFNGNGKFFTEKAVDFNTNGDIKVQNDGKILSTFESLYDNFILYRLNSNGTLDNNFGSSGYVSTYVTGDDKSAQIHYNPTNQKITLIGTTITDEIGKFALTRYSGNGETDFSFGDSGQVITNFGHFAQVISASPTSNGKLVVSGILYDDVAKDFDQIMAKYHLEESLSLNNPEVINVQIYPNPVTETLFVRLKDESVANNYNITDMTGKVVLHGSLVVEQGIKVTDLANGVYFIAIDNFKPIKFIKR; this comes from the coding sequence ATGAATAAAAATTACTTTTTCGTAATAGCTTTTCTAAGTTTTTTTTCAAGTATTGCTCAACAAGCCGGAGATTTAGACCTTTCATTTGGAAACAACGGCATAGTTAGAACAAATCTATGGAATGCTAGTTTTAATGTTAAAAGCCATGTTGTTCTTCCTGATGGAAAAACAATTGTAGTGGGTGAAATTAATAACGATATGGAACCAAGAGGTTTTGTCATGCGACTTTTGGCAAATGGTGATATTGATGTTACGTTTGGAACAGATGGAAAAGCCGTTCATCCATTTATCAACGGAATAAATATAGTAAAGTTACAAACAGACGGAAAAATCTTAGTTGGTAGCTCATACCTCAATGACATTGCAGTTGCCCGATATATGTCCAACGGAACATTGGATACCGGTTTTGCGTATGACGGAACATATTATAACACCAATTCAAATAATTCAAACTACTCACCAAATCCCGTTGTAGATTTAGAAATTCAATCGGACAACAAAATTGTTGCCTTGACAACAATAAAGATTAGTGATGTAAATTATTATAAATTATTCAGATTAAATTCAAATGGAATTTTAGACAATACGTTAAATGTTACAGATAATTTTGGAGCTATAGATTATCCGGTTGCACTAAGCATTCAAACAGATGGCAAACTACTTGTTTCAGGTTATTCTTTTAATGAAGCAAGTACTTCTCTCTTTATTGCTCGATATAATTCAAATGGAACTGATGATACTACATTCAATTCAACCGGAAGAAGATCTTTCTCTATAACAAATGCAACAGCTGCAAGAGTCACTGATTTGCTAATACAACCAGATGGAAAAATTTTACTTGGCGGAAAATATTATGCTAACGGCGACGCTTTGTTCATGGCTAGATTTAACACTAACGGAACTTTTGACACTTCATTTAGTGGTGATGGTTTTCAATCAGCAACTGTAGATCTGAGCAGTAACCGTCCAGGAAAAATAGCACTTCAATCGGATGGAAAGATAATCCAAATGGATACGTATTATAACAACACTACTAGTAAAGAAAGTATGTTACTGGCTCGCTATACATCAACAGGAGAATTAGATAACACTTTCAGCGGAACAAGTTGGGGTGTTTCATTTCCATTTAATGGTTTAAATGAAACAGCAGCTTGCATTTCTATTGTAGATAACAAATTAATTATATCAGGAAACGCTGAAACTTCTGTAATTGAAAATAACATGGCTTTTGCAAAGTTCAATCTAAATCCGATTTCATTTGATACCACTTTTGGAAATAACGGAAAAAAGCAGCTTAATGTACCATTTCCAACCTATGAAGAGGTTATAAAATCGGTGGTGCAATCAGACAATAAAGTTGTTGTACTTAGCAAAATATTTGTAAACAACTTTTATTATTCCGGTTTACAACGATTTAATGAAAACGGATCGCTAGACAGCACTTTTGGTTCAAATGGAAAAATTGGTTTAGGTTTTTATCTTACAGAATTTGGTGGATTGGCTGTTGATAATGCCAATAACATTCTTATATGTGGTAATACACCATTTGAAAGTAGTTTTATCCTCAGAATAACGCCTGCAGGTGCTTTAGATCCAACTTTTGGCGACCAAGGAATAACCTATTTGCCGGAAGATTTTTTAAATTTTAATCCAATAATTAAATCTATTAAAATTCAATCAGATAATAAAATTATATTGGGCGGAGGAAACAGTGTAAACCAAATTGCCGACTATTTATTAATCCGTTTAAATGCAAACGGAACATTAGATAACACTTTTGGCAATAACGGAATAAGTCAAATAGGCTTAACTAATACGTATGAAATGATTTCTTCAATTGAAGTCTTAAATGATGGAAAAATTATAGCCATTGGTCTTACTGAAGAAAATTATGGAAATGATTATCAAGCTGTTATTCTTAAATTTAATACGGTTGGTTTATTAGATCCTACTTTCAACGGAAATGGTAAATTTTTTACCGAAAAAGCTGTTGATTTCAATACGAATGGTGATATCAAAGTTCAAAATGACGGAAAAATTCTAAGTACGTTTGAATCGTTATATGACAATTTCATTCTCTATCGTTTAAACAGTAATGGAACTTTAGATAACAACTTTGGTTCTAGCGGCTATGTGAGTACGTATGTTACAGGCGATGATAAATCAGCACAAATTCATTACAACCCAACCAACCAAAAAATTACTTTAATTGGCACAACAATAACCGATGAAATTGGAAAATTTGCCTTAACTCGCTATTCCGGTAACGGAGAAACTGACTTTTCTTTTGGAGATTCAGGACAAGTTATAACCAATTTTGGACATTTTGCTCAAGTAATTTCTGCTTCACCAACATCCAACGGTAAATTAGTGGTTAGCGGTATTTTGTATGACGACGTTGCCAAAGATTTTGACCAAATTATGGCTAAATATCATTTAGAAGAATCATTAAGCCTTAATAATC